The nucleotide sequence GGCTGCCGAATTCCATGCTTAAATACCTGGCGCACTCCACTCCGCAGGACAATATCTCCCCGCAGGACAATATCTCTGATGGGCTGTTCGGGGCGTCCCCGAAAAGACGTGATGTGGAAGTAATCTCGTTCCTCTAACGGGTGAGGTGAGAAATAATAGTTCGACACGCAGCAGCGTTGACCCTGGTGCAGCACTTTGCTGACGGAATGCCAGGACGAGCGGTGAGTAACCATCATTACCAGGCGGTTGAACCTGCTGTGGATCGTGCGACAGGGCTGCTTTACCCCCCGATCCCACAATTCCAGATTGCCACCATACTCAGGCTGCCAATCTGGGGTGACGTAATAGAGCAGATTCATGACCCGATAGTTCTGGCGATCTTTATCGTGGGAATTATCCAGATGGGGATTTAGATAGCAACCCTGGTGCATCAGGCTAATGCCCCCCGCGTAAAGGTATTCATCGGGCAACAAGTTTGGAATGCCTGTAATCTCA is from Leptothermofonsia sichuanensis E412 and encodes:
- a CDS encoding 2OG-Fe(II) oxygenase — encoded protein: MPSQTAPLNKSRWEFADQIRARLLACKEDLQTEFQVGDRIASCYMDDLLDEADARAIYQAFPKPSEMLLLKDLREFKYVGLQMNRFHPILEEIIYAFQHPGIVQLVSEITGIPNLLPDEYLYAGGISLMHQGCYLNPHLDNSHDKDRQNYRVMNLLYYVTPDWQPEYGGNLELWDRGVKQPCRTIHSRFNRLVMMVTHRSSWHSVSKVLHQGQRCCVSNYYFSPHPLEERDYFHITSFRGRPEQPIRDIVLRGDIVLRSGVRQVFKHGIRQPHFYRQRSK